The Lycium barbarum isolate Lr01 chromosome 11, ASM1917538v2, whole genome shotgun sequence genome contains the following window.
CTATTAAGCTTTTTGAGCAGGTGTTTAATCTTAAGCCCAGAACTCCTGATCTCAGGATCTCGGAGTGTATCCCTAACTGCATCAACAAAGAGGATAATGATCATATCTCCAGCTGCCTTAAGGAAGAGGAAATCAAATCCACAGTTTTTGACATGAGTGATGATAGTGCTGCTGGACCAGCTGGGTTCTCAGGTAAGCTTTTTCAATTGGGATATAATTAAGAAGGAAGTAATAGACATTGTTCAGTTTTTCTTTATTGAAGGAAAACTGACTAAATTCTTTTCACATACCCTTTTAGCTTTAATCCCTAAGGTAGATTCTCCTGCTAATTTTTCTGATCTTAGGCCTATTAGTATTAATAATTTTTCCAGTAAAATCATTACTAAAATACTTTCTAAAAGGCTTAATCCATTGCTTCCTTTCATTATTTCTGAAAATCAAAGTGGTTTTTTGAAAGGAAACTTATCACTGAAAATATTTTGTTAACTCAAGAGATTGTTCAAAATATTAAGTGTAATAATATGGGGGGCAATGTTGTCATCAAATTAGACATGGCCAAAGCATATGATAGGATGTCTTGGCCATTCATTGTTGTTGTTTTACAGAAGTTTGGTTTCTCAAAAGAAGTGATCAAGCTGTTCATGGGAACCATTTCCAATGTATGGTACTCCATCATTGTTAATGGCACTAGAAATAGTTTCTTTACTTCCACACAAGAACTTAAGCAAGGTGATCCTCTTTTCGCTTCTCTTTTTATCATAGCTGCTGAGGTTCTTGCTAGACTCCTAAACAATATTGTCCATAGTGAACATTTCATCCCTTTTTCTATGTCTGGGAGAGGACCCATTATTAACCATCTTTCTTATGCAGATGATATTGCTCAAAGTCTGTTAAAATGATTATGAAGCAGGTTCACTTGTATGAAAAAAGTTCAGGACAAAAAATGAACAAGAAAAAGTGTTTCTGTCTCACTGCTCATGGTACAGGCCCTAGTAGGGTCAGTAAAATTAGGAATGCTACTGGTTTTCTGGATAAGCAGTTTCCTTTTGAATACCTTGGGTGTCCTATTTATATGAGCagaaaaaaatgaatattttgaaAAGTTATTGTCCAAGGTTATCAACAGGCTCAATGGTTGGCAAAGTAGTATGCTCTCCCACAGGGGGAAATTTACTTTGATTAAACATGTCCTCCAATCTCTACCTATTTATACTCTCACCGCCCTTACTCCTCCCAAAGGGATCATTAAGTTGATGGAGAAACATTTTGCTAGATTCTTTTGGGGCTCTACTGTAGACAAAGATAAGTATCATTGGAGTTCTTGGAAGAACTTTCTATTTTCCCAAAAAAGTGGGTGATTTGGATATAAGAAGCATGAAAGATATTAGTGGTCTTCTCAACATGAAAAAGTGGTAGAGATTCAGAGAACAAGACTTATTATGGGATAAATTCACTAAGGCTAAATACTGTGTAAGGGCTCACCCTGTCGCCAAGGTCTAGGTATCTGGAGATTCTCATATTTGGAAGTCACTTACATAAGCTAAAACCAGCTCTGAGCCTTATATGATCTGGAGTATTCATAATGGGAACAACAACATTTAGTGGGACAATTGGACTGGATATGGGGCCTTAGCCACCTATTATCCTGATCATAGTCACTCCATCAAGATTCTTGTCAATAACTTTTTTGCTAATCAAGTTTGGGACAGACAAAAGCTTAAAAATTTACTTCCCAATTGGTTGGTTGATCACATCTTGAGTATCAGGATTGGGAAGGATACAAAACTGGATCAGATGTGCTGGAATAATTCCATTGATGGTGTTTTTACCAACAAAACTGCAGGGGATATATAATCAGGGACAAAAGATTGCCAGATAAACTCATCTATAAAGTTTGGCAAAATAGTGTTCTTTTTAAAATATCATTTTTGTCATGGAGACTACTCAAATCTAAATTGCCTTTTAATAATGTTATATGCAAGCAACGGAGGAGGGACCTAATGGACTGTCTTTGCTGCAGAGACCCTTTACCAGAGACCATTAAGCATTTGTTCATTGATAGTGAACCTGCTAGGAGGCTGTGGAAATTCTTCGGGCAACCATTGGGGATTAGATATTCAAGCATGCCAGCCAAAGGATTCATGAAAGATTGATGGAAAACTCCAGGGAAGAATGCCTTTCACAGAATGATTATAAAAATTCTTCCACTGATTATTTGTTGGGTGCTGTGGACTACAAGATGTTCTTGTAGATATGGTGATCAAACCAGATTCTATTATACAAGAATGGAGGAGGAAACAAAATGTTCCCCAAGTGCAAATTAGATATGCAGTGGCCTCAGTTTTGTGAAAAGGTGGAAAAACTCAGACCAAGAATTATCACAAAGACCATGATATGGACAAGGCCTCATGGAGATTATATAAAGATCAACACTGATGGTTGCTGCTGTGCACAGGACAGAAAAACTGGAGTAGGAGGAGTAGCCAGGGATAATGCTGGTGATTTTGTGTTTGCCTTTGCTTCCCCAGTGCAGTGCATAGATCATAATATTACTGAAGCCATGGCTGCACTTCTTGCTATCAAATTGTGCACTCAGAGAGGCTATCGGCATGGCATTATTGAGGTGGACTCCCAAATTGTTGTAGATATGCTGAAGAATCAAGTTTCCCACAATATGCACCTCAAGACTATTGTAGAGGATGCAACAGATTTGATTAAAAACACTGATATTACGTTTGCTCACTGCTATAGAGAAGCCAACAAAGTGGCTAATTTTCTTGCTAAGTTTGCCACAACATTGGATGCACAGATTCTCTATAGTACTTATGATCCAATCCTATCTGGTGCTAAAGGCCCTTTTGTACTAGATAGGTTGCAATTGCCTAACCTCAGGATCAGATTTGATAAGGCAATTTTTTGTTGTTAGCTAAATGTATATTAGTAGAGCTTAGTGAGGATGGTTTGCATAATATGTAAGATTCCTCCTTTTTGTTTGGCTGCTGTGTAGCCTGTGATGTATTCATGGGGTTTTGGTATAGTCCCCCCCATGTACTTTTGTGTCTTACATGAATAAATACATCACCACCAGGGATAAAATCTTGGtagaatttgaaaaaaataataaaaataaagcaCTCTAATTAATATTGGTTATTTTCAATAACACTTCATATTAAGTAAAATGgacaaaaataattaattttatcttgattttgtaaaatgACAACTTGTTTTGAGACAAGTATTTTTAATAATCTTGACAACTAATtaatatgggatggagggagtaatgtTTAAGAACAAGGCTAAGCCAATCTGCTTATTGGTATTTGAAAAATCATAGTATCAACCAAAAATTACTTGTTTGAACTCTTCAAATCTATAATTTCTATGGTGTAATCAATAGAGATTGCTTTCAAGAACACTTAATATTAAGGGCAAAATGgaacaaaattaattaattttatcttgattttgtaaaatgATAAATATTTTAGGACAAATATTTTTAGTAATCTGGACAATTACTGTGGGACAATGGGAGTATAATTGTGCGAATACTATAGTAATGTGTTTCTATAATTCCTCCATAAGTATGACAGAGTTACTGAATTAGGCAGCAAACTTGATCTGCGGGCCGGCTGTGGAATTCTCCGAAAGTCAGATGCTAAATAAAATACAAGATATTTAGAATTACGCAGATTGAATAATTTGACTCGATGAAATTTCCATTTCATTACTAACAAACTTCCCATGCATAACAACGATACTAGTACTGACAAAATTTAGCCAAGGAGGCAAAGGTCAACGATATCTTAAAATATGTTGGAATACTTATTAATTGCTAACTATATATTTAGTATAAATTATGAGTTTAATTAAGTTAATTCTAAAATAGTTGTATAAGGAAACCATCATGCCACCTTTATTTGTTGTAGTAGGTACCTATCTTATATTCAAGATTATAAATTCCACATTTTAAAGAGGTTTACCTATCGATATTGTTTAGATGATCCGACAATAGAAAGAATACTTTACACTAACTGAATACAGGCTTAATTACCTATACGAAGCTAACATGAAGACTGTTATGGATTCCTTCTTACAAGTCTAATCACATGCCTTCAAGCAATGACCTCTTTTTCTCACTTCACATCACATCTCATCtcatgcaaactcctataaaTACCACCTTAAACCATCACTCAAACCACCCCATCTCTCTATAAACTCTTGAGCAAATAGAGCCTTGAGAATTATTACTTATACACACTTCCAAGTTCTACTTTAAGTTTCCTTGATTACTAATGGCTATCATCCGTTCGAAAATCGGAATAATTGGTGCTGGAATTAGTGGCATAGCAGCAGCTAAACAGCTAGCCAACTATGAGCCAATGGCGTTCGAGGCAACGGACTGTATAGGAGGAGTGTGGAAGCACTGTTCTTATAGGTCTACTAAATTGCAAACCCCTCGTTGTGACTATGAGTTCTCTGATTTTCTATGGACTGAGAGGGATAATACAAATTACCCAACTTATCAGGAAATATTGGACTACTTATATTCATATGCTCAACACTTTGATGTGTTGAAATTTGTTAACTTCAACTCTAAGGTGGTAGAAATCAAGTTTGTGGGTGATAGAGAAATGAATTATTTTGGTGGATATGGAAGTTTGTTGACTGGTAATCCAGTCTGGGAGGTTGCTGTTCGAACCAATCAATCTGAAACCCTACAGGTTCTTCTTTCtcttcattatatatatatatatatatatatatatataagtatcataagaagctatatgtctatttttgaaaatatttatgccACGTAACCCATACTTTTGAGTTTGTCACGCGATTTATCTAATTTTTGTGTACAAACACCTTTATACACACTTtgtacaaggttgatacattacgTATAATGCTTTCCcatgtataatgttgtataatgttttataatattgtatattgggctaAGTGGCTTGATAATTTTCAAAacctgtatatttttgaaaacttCCCTTTAATTTTTCTTTAGTTTTCGTATTGAATTAGGAGTAGGTTCCTTTGATTATTTAGTAATAAGAACTCCCTCAGCTCTAGGCCAAGAACATTTACGAGTAATTTTTGGTTCTTTGTAAGAAGAAAAAAGGCATTATTTACGCATGTGTTTAAAAAGTTCTCCCATGAATtgttttatgttttatttcttTCAGTGGTATGCCTTCGAATTTCTGGTGATGTGCACTGGAAAATACGGAGATATCCCAAATATACCGAATTTTCCAAACAAAAAAGGGCCAGAAGTTTTCAAGGGTCAAGTTCTACATACGCTTGATTACTCTAAACTTGACCAAGAAGCATCTACCACACTTGTTAAAGGGAAGAAAGTTGCGGTCGTGGGCTATAAAAAATCAGCCATTGATCTTGCTGTTGAATGTGCTGAAGCAAATCAAGGTAAAATTTGTACTTCAAAGAGTACCTTAATTAACCTAGTGTATTGAATAAGATTTTTGCTTGTTGATTAAGATGCAGAAATTATATGCTTtagagcaattttttttttatcggaTGTCCCAGAAGGGACTGCTCCAGAGCAATGAATTATCAAATATGTGTTAATTAAATAGTTTATGATATATACAAAATGAGATTTTCGCCGTCGGGAAGGCAATTTGAATGCTTTATGTATAAAAAGATTTGGTAATTTTAGTATTTAAAAGTTGAATTTCAGTTTAATTTTAAATATAGACGAATAATACTCATGAAATATGAGCACTATTCACGGTTTCCACAAACAAAAGCcttcttaaaaaaaaagtggGAAGCCAATATATATTACTATCCCGAAGGACTAGCGTATATTTTTCTGAATAGTGTACGGACAATATCGGATGGTATCATGGGTGGCTCGACTATAAGGCCAATAAAACAATCGCTTGGGGCCCCATATTTTCCTTAAAGATGTGTGTGtgtttgcatatatatatatgttgtctgAGCCGAAAGAAGTTTTCCAAAATTAAAATGGATAAAATCTTATCTAAGATAAATAATGTTTCAAGAGAGATTGAATGAATTAgctatattatcaattgaaaatGAATTATTAGAACAAATCCATTATAGAACAATAATTAATGACTTCACATCtaaaaaaaaagttagaaaaatatattttaaataaaaaatatatatgacgatctttcctttaaaaaaaattaagaccTCTCTCTAAAGTTTGACTTAGGTCTCCAATGTTTTGACAAGGCCCTGGATAGTATTCTTTCACATCAACGTCTTTCttattcaatttttcttttgttaattTCTAACAATATGAAATGACTTCTCTCTATTGATTGTTTGGTCGTGTGCTTGTGCTGTGTTTGTATTCCATTTTGGGCTCTAATAGTAATTAAAAATGTGGGTGTCGTAACAAAGTGAGCTAAGAGTACTGTTATGTTTACAAGGGAAAAAGATATTCCCCTCAATTAACTGTTAATGGTCCCAGAGCTGAAGACTAACACATAATTTACTTTGTTTGTTTGTAACTACTTGTAGGACCTGAAGGCCAACCCTGTACAATGGTAGTTAGGACTTCGCATTGGACAATTCCACACTATTCTATTTGGGGTTTGCCATTTTACTTGTTCTATTCAACTAGATCTTCACAGTTTCTCCGTCCAAGGCCAAATCAAGGCCTGTTCAGGACCCTGCTTTGCCACATGCTTTCTCCCATGGTGAGCCCCATTCTTTTTTAAAAGATTATGCTACGTGGCAAACATTTGGTTCTATTTATGAAACGTAGCTATAATTTCAAAGAATTACGAAATTCAGCTATATTTGGGGTCTTGCAGCGAGTGCATAATACACACACGTAAGTGTATGCGCTGAGACAACTCTTTCGTGCGATTTCAGCTGATACAACTGATACCTGCGACCTCAGCTAATATACATCGCAACTGTATGTGCTGATACAGCTCTTTCGCCCAGCGTAACTATATGCGTTGATACAGCTCTTTCGCACACGCGGACATATTGTATACAGTATGCGCTGATATACAGTAGCTACGTTTCGTAAATATGCAAATTGTAGCTTCGTTTCGTAATTAAACTCTAAATTATAGctatttatgaatttttttcacttgttatttttgtttgtttttctcaATCTAGTGCATCATTTTGCTAAGGACTAACAAAACTGTGCTCATAAATTGCGACAGAGAAAAGCAACTTCCAAGTTCATCGAGTCATATTTGGAATGGAAACTTCCACTAAAAAAGTATGGACTAAAACCAGAACACCCATTTGAGGAAGATTATATGCATCATGTCAGATGGCTATCTTGCCGGAGAATTTCTTCAGCGAGGCTGATAAGGGTAAAATCTTGTTTAAAAGAACATCAAAGTGGTGGTTCTGGGAAGGAGGAGTTGAATTCGATGACAACACCAAGTTGGAAGCCGATGTTGTCATACTTGCAACTGGTTTTGATGAGAAGAAAAAGCTCAAAGCCATATTACCAGATCCCTTTCGCAGTCTGCTGGAGTTCCCCTTGGGCATGATACCCTTGTACAGGTAATTATGCACTCTCTTAGTGAAAATTTCTGTGTAATTGAATCTAAATATGTCTTAAACATTTCTATATACTTAAAAGTCTTCCTTGACAGGGCTACAATCCATCCATTGATTCCAAATATGTCTTTCGTGGGTTACGTTGAAAGTGGTTCAAACTTGCGTTCAGCTGAAATCCGTAACATATGGCTATCACGACTTGTAGATGATCTTTTTAAACTTCCATCTGTTGAGAAAATGCTTGAACAGATAACACAAGAGATGGAGATTATGAAGATGACTACAAGATTCTACAAGAGAAGTTGCATTTCCAGTTTCAGTATCAATCATTATGATGAAATATGTGAAGAGATAGGATGGAAATCATGGAGGAAGAAGAATTGGTTTGCTGAAGCTTTTACGCCCTACAACAGCCAAGATTATGCAGACGCAGAGTAGCATCATTCAATAAACGGAAAAGGTtcaaaaatacccttaaactattgaaaaaggctcataaatacccttcttccatcttttggtctaaaaatacccttccatccaccttttaggtctaaaaatacccttaaggtttgtttttgactcaaatataccctttaaactaacagaatatgtttttttgttttttttatcggaaaaggtccaaaaatacccttaatctattgaaaaaggctcataaataccctccttccaccttttggtctaaaaaaatatgaacgaaatatgttttttttgcatttcatgaataaaaaaatgaaataggaaattataatttttttttttgcatttcgtgtattaaaaaacaaaataggaaattataagttttttttcatttcgtgtattaaaaaacgaaataggataaaaaaaaattaatttcgttcatataaaaacgaaattggaaaatatatatatatatatattttatttatttatttcgttggtatatatattttccaagttcgtttttatatgaacgaaattaattttttttatcctatttcgttttttaatacacgaaatgaaaaaaaacttataatttcctattttgttttttaatacacgaaatgcaaaaaaaaaaaattataatttcctatttcatttttttattcatgaaatgcaaaaaaaacatatttcgttcatatttttttagaccaaaaggtggaaggagggtatttatgagcctttttcaatagattaagggtatttttggaccttttccgataaaaaaaacaaaaaaacatattctgttagtttaaagggtatatttgagccaaaaacaaaccttaagggtatttttagacctaaaaggtggatggaagggtatttttagaccaaaagatggaaggagggtatttatgagcctttttcaatagtttaagggtatttttggaccttttcagTTCAATAAATCGAAAATTATCCTACTTAATAAGTTTGTAATTCTTGTATAATAGCGTAAGCAATGCATTACTCTAatcaaaaggaagaaaagaaaaataaaacttTGATACTTCAGACTACATGAAATGCCAAGTAATGTACTTACTAAATGTGATACTCAACTTATTAATAAATCCATTGTAATTGAGTTTTATAAGTTGATAAACTAATATTTCAAAATTAGCATATATTGAAAAGTCATCACCAACTTAATATCCAAGTATTTCAAGAAGAATCTAGAATAGTCAAGGCTTGCAGAGAATTAAAAGAAGAGCTCTAGAAGAATAACTTTTAAAAGAATAATTAGatcttgattttctaaaataataaatacttttaaatgaAAATGAGGAAGTACAAATATATATTTCCTTAGGCCCATGTTACTTGTCATGgttattaaaaatatttgtttcaaAATACTTGTTATtctgaaaaattaattttaaatccACAACAAGAAATAGcttttttcattaaatgagagCTGTTGCACTTGCACGTGCACCCAGATATGCCCACTTGTGCTACCAAATTATGATGTTGTAGAATTGGAATTGGAATATGGATCTTACCTTAGCATCTTCATTCACGATTCTTAGCATCTAATCTCAGATGCTTCTCGCTATTCCCTAATCCTCTCTCATCCTACGGCTCACATTTATCACCCTATATATTCCTTGCTTTTCATTCCACTTTCTTCAttaagaaaaggaaagagaaaacACAAGAGAGAGTCTAAAAATTTGTCACAGACATGAatgcaaaattggaatttccaCTTGAAACTCTTGCTTTCAATTACTTGAGCTTCGGTTTCTTTACTGCCCTTATTACCGCTGTCGTTGGCTTCTGGAGGATTAAAGCATCTTCAACTTTTCCACGTGGAGACTTTTCCGGGGCCCCATCTTCATCCTCGCCGACGCCAACGTTGGTAACGTCCTCATTGCAGGTAACCTTAGAAATATAAGGTGGGCCTTTGATAATATCATAGGGAATAAAGAAAATGGAAGAGTGAGATAAACATTAAGCTCAATCATATCATTATTATCTCTACTACTCCATCACATAATAACGTAACAAGGGGTTTATATAGGTGTTAAAGAATAATTCTAGACATAAAACTACTATAGTAAACAATTTCACACACATACAATGAACTTGCCGCATTGAAATTATCAAATACATGCACCTAAATTTCCTAATATTCATATgaataacaccaaatatatgaaCCTAGACACTTAAATATTTAAGTTTTCAGCAGGTAAATGAGACTGTGTCAAATGAATCATTGTCAGCAGTTACTACTATGATATGGCCTTTGAGCAACGAGGAGGTAGGAACAAAAGGGAAACTAACGGTGTACTACAAGCAAGATGACGGTGGAGAATGTGAGGGCAATGAAGAAGGCATCGATCAGGAAGGAGAAGATAACGGCATTAAGTTGTGTGAAGAGTTGTTTGTGAATAATTGGGAGAAATTGTTGAAAATGAGAAATGGGGAAATGGAGTGGTATTGTTATCAGGACATGAAGATAATTGACGGCAGTGTAGTTAGGTTGTGGG
Protein-coding sequences here:
- the LOC132617896 gene encoding uncharacterized protein LOC132617896 isoform X1, coding for MNAKLEFPLETLAFNYLSFGFFTALITAVVGFWRIKASSTFPRGDFSGAPSSSSPTPTLVTSSLQQVNETVSNESLSAVTTMIWPLSNEEVGTKGKLTVYYKQDDGGECEGNEEGIDQEGEDNGIKLCEELFVNNWEKLLKMRNGEMEWYCYQDMKIIDGSVVRLWDSCRPRREVEKTAFSVSVISAW
- the LOC132617896 gene encoding uncharacterized protein LOC132617896 isoform X2; translation: MNAKLEFPLETLAFNYLSFGFFTALITAVVGFWRIKASSTFPRGDFSGAPSSSSPTPTLVTSSLQVNETVSNESLSAVTTMIWPLSNEEVGTKGKLTVYYKQDDGGECEGNEEGIDQEGEDNGIKLCEELFVNNWEKLLKMRNGEMEWYCYQDMKIIDGSVVRLWDSCRPRREVEKTAFSVSVISAW